The following proteins are encoded in a genomic region of Cyclonatronum proteinivorum:
- a CDS encoding exodeoxyribonuclease III, protein MPQLKISTYNVNGIRAAEKKGFSDWVKASQPDIICLQETKAQPDQIPDEIHALGYHASWHSAEKKGYSGVGILSRTEPIEVKTGIGIDWIDSEGRVLMHEYPDCRVLSLYLPSGTTGDVRQEVKMRFLDVLNGFGRELLADAKPLVLCGDYNIAHTEIDIHDPVRNKNTSGFLPEERAWFTDFLELGYRDIFRELNPDLTDTYSWWSYRAASKSRNKGWRLDYQLGNEAMFNAAKSAEIEFSQDMSDHAPVSVVYEF, encoded by the coding sequence GTGCCACAACTTAAAATTAGTACCTACAATGTTAACGGAATCCGCGCGGCGGAAAAGAAGGGGTTTTCTGACTGGGTGAAGGCTTCCCAGCCGGATATCATCTGTCTGCAGGAAACCAAGGCGCAGCCGGATCAGATACCGGATGAAATACACGCGCTGGGCTATCACGCAAGCTGGCATTCGGCGGAGAAAAAAGGATATTCCGGCGTCGGCATTCTTTCCCGCACAGAACCCATCGAGGTCAAAACCGGCATTGGCATTGACTGGATTGACAGCGAAGGGCGCGTGCTGATGCATGAATACCCCGATTGCCGGGTGCTTTCGCTTTATCTGCCAAGCGGCACAACCGGTGATGTGCGTCAGGAAGTGAAGATGCGCTTTCTGGATGTGCTCAATGGGTTTGGCAGGGAATTGCTTGCAGATGCCAAGCCGTTGGTTCTGTGCGGCGACTACAATATCGCGCATACCGAAATTGATATTCACGATCCCGTGCGTAATAAAAATACTTCGGGCTTTTTGCCGGAAGAGCGGGCCTGGTTCACGGACTTTCTTGAGTTGGGGTACCGCGACATCTTTCGTGAGCTGAACCCGGATCTGACCGATACTTACAGCTGGTGGTCGTACCGTGCCGCTTCCAAGAGCCGCAACAAAGGCTGGCGCCTGGATTATCAGCTTGGGAATGAAGCCATGTTCAATGCGGCGAAATCCGCCGAAATCGAGTTTTCCCAGGATATGAGCGATCACGCCCCGGTTTCCGTGGTTTACGAATTCTGA
- the tyrS gene encoding tyrosine--tRNA ligase, protein MSFLPVGEQLEIIRRGTTEIIPEEELKNKLQRSYDSGKPLRIKLGCDPTRPDLHLGHSVILRKLRQFQDLGHHAILIIGDFTGMIGDPTGQNKTRPALTVEDVRANGQTYFEQAAKILDPEKTEIVYNSDWLGKMSFEDVIKLASNYTLARMIERDDFTNRFKNEDPIALHEFLYPLAQGQDSVHLKSDVELGGIDQKFNLLVGRHLQKEAGLEQQVCLMMPLLVGTDGVQKMSKSYDNYIGLNDAPNDMYGKMLRVPDELIYTYYELLTDIPVQDLPALKAKAAADPRNSKHELAWTVTRMYYDAGAADAARDHFEKTIINKEIPDEMPEFTFESGQTHKLIHLIKEVKFAPSNGEARRLIQQGGVSLDGENIDDVNYEVTFSGGEALVLKVGKRKFGRLVSPPNPNTKKLVW, encoded by the coding sequence ATGTCTTTTTTACCCGTTGGTGAACAGCTTGAAATTATTCGTCGGGGAACGACAGAAATCATCCCCGAAGAGGAGCTGAAGAATAAATTACAGCGATCCTACGATTCGGGGAAGCCGCTGCGCATAAAACTGGGGTGCGACCCTACCCGTCCTGACTTACATCTTGGTCATTCGGTAATCCTGCGCAAACTGCGTCAGTTTCAGGATTTGGGCCATCACGCCATCCTGATTATTGGTGACTTTACCGGGATGATTGGTGATCCGACCGGTCAGAACAAAACGCGTCCCGCGCTTACGGTTGAAGATGTGCGGGCAAACGGACAAACTTATTTTGAACAGGCGGCCAAAATTCTCGATCCTGAGAAAACAGAGATTGTGTACAACTCAGACTGGCTTGGGAAGATGAGCTTTGAAGACGTCATCAAGCTTGCTTCCAATTACACCCTTGCCCGGATGATTGAGCGGGATGATTTTACCAATAGGTTTAAAAACGAAGATCCCATCGCCCTGCATGAGTTTTTGTATCCGCTGGCGCAGGGTCAGGATTCCGTTCATCTGAAATCTGATGTTGAGCTTGGCGGTATTGATCAGAAGTTCAACCTGCTGGTCGGGCGTCATCTGCAAAAGGAAGCGGGACTCGAACAACAGGTATGCCTTATGATGCCGTTGCTTGTCGGAACCGACGGCGTGCAGAAAATGTCGAAAAGCTATGACAACTACATCGGTTTAAATGACGCCCCCAACGACATGTACGGCAAGATGCTGCGGGTACCGGATGAACTGATCTACACCTATTATGAGCTGCTTACCGATATTCCGGTGCAGGATTTACCGGCCTTGAAAGCAAAAGCCGCTGCTGATCCCCGCAACAGCAAGCACGAGCTGGCATGGACCGTTACCCGCATGTACTACGATGCCGGGGCAGCTGATGCCGCCCGGGATCATTTTGAGAAAACCATCATCAACAAAGAAATCCCGGATGAAATGCCGGAATTCACTTTTGAGAGCGGGCAAACACACAAGCTCATCCATCTGATTAAAGAGGTGAAGTTTGCTCCCAGCAACGGCGAGGCGCGCCGGCTGATTCAGCAAGGTGGCGTTTCACTTGATGGTGAAAATATTGATGATGTGAATTATGAAGTAACTTTTTCCGGCGGTGAAGCGCTGGTGCTCAAGGTTGGCAAGCGCAAGTTTGGCCGCTTGGTTAGTCCCCCCAATCCAAATACAAAAAAGCTTGTTTGGTAA
- a CDS encoding CvpA family protein → MALTFIDILILVPLAVAAFSGFRNGLLREVLGLGGVLLALFLGFRYMTEVRFWLEPYIVTEEVWLSVLAFIIIFGLVFGGMQLLIRLLEGILKAALLSVPNKLLGMCFGLFKSGLFLSLIFILLLAFEQPSEEARQSSVLYPIVVQVAPMAYDLLAHVYPNTDSFAESIEDALRRLQPD, encoded by the coding sequence ATGGCGCTTACCTTCATCGATATTCTGATTCTGGTGCCGCTTGCTGTAGCTGCGTTTTCGGGCTTCCGAAACGGGCTGCTGCGGGAGGTACTGGGGCTCGGCGGCGTGCTGCTGGCCCTGTTTCTGGGATTCCGGTATATGACGGAGGTGCGCTTTTGGCTCGAACCCTATATCGTTACCGAAGAAGTCTGGCTTTCGGTTCTGGCATTCATCATCATTTTCGGGCTGGTGTTCGGCGGTATGCAGCTGCTGATCAGGCTTTTGGAGGGCATTCTGAAAGCTGCTCTTCTTTCGGTTCCGAACAAACTGCTGGGCATGTGTTTCGGGCTTTTCAAATCAGGCCTATTCCTGAGCCTGATTTTCATCCTGCTGCTTGCCTTTGAACAGCCTTCGGAAGAAGCCCGGCAGTCTTCCGTGCTCTATCCGATTGTTGTGCAGGTTGCACCCATGGCCTATGATCTTCTTGCACACGTTTACCCCAATACCGATAGCTTTGCGGAATCAATTGAAGATGCACTCCGCCGCTTACAGCCGGATTAG
- a CDS encoding GatB/YqeY domain-containing protein, translating to MALYDTLLADLKESMKAREERRTLVLRSLKSGILEKEITNRTGGERSEITDELVLEVITKAAKQRRDSLEQYRNAGRADLAEVEEQELAIIEAYLPKQLTKDEIEAIVSEVIAQTGASGMKDMGKVMGQLMPKVKGKADGKLVNTVVKEKLAP from the coding sequence ATGGCACTTTACGACACCCTTCTGGCAGATCTGAAAGAATCGATGAAAGCCCGCGAGGAGCGCCGCACGCTTGTGCTTCGCTCGTTGAAATCCGGCATACTTGAAAAAGAAATTACCAACCGCACCGGCGGGGAGCGCAGTGAAATTACCGATGAGCTCGTGTTGGAAGTCATTACCAAAGCGGCTAAACAGCGGCGCGACTCCCTTGAACAATACCGCAATGCGGGCCGCGCAGACCTTGCAGAAGTTGAAGAACAGGAGCTCGCCATTATCGAAGCCTACCTGCCTAAACAACTCACGAAAGATGAAATTGAAGCCATCGTTTCGGAAGTGATTGCCCAAACCGGTGCAAGCGGCATGAAAGATATGGGAAAGGTTATGGGACAGCTCATGCCAAAAGTAAAAGGCAAAGCTGACGGCAAACTCGTCAATACGGTAGTGAAAGAAAAGCTTGCCCCCTAA
- the dapB gene encoding 4-hydroxy-tetrahydrodipicolinate reductase, with the protein MSAPLKLVLIGDGRMGRRLRELAPAHGFEVMLQLGEADNQQGEALTAERLAGADAAIDFTHPDAAVTHIRRTLALGIPLVVGTTGWLTESTRPEIEKLVAEKSGKLLYGSNFSLGVQLFMKLAAEAGRQLGQAAGFDTSVHEVHHTGKADAPSGTAITLARQFLTSAGKPASAYTYGVPERGQPDTETLRVSAQRLGGVFGDHSLRINSAWDDIELTHRARNRDGFAVGALKAAAWLCRQEQAGFYLIEDVVAQVLGHSEENHP; encoded by the coding sequence ATGTCTGCGCCCCTGAAGCTTGTACTGATTGGTGACGGCCGCATGGGCAGGCGGCTCAGGGAGCTTGCTCCGGCCCATGGTTTTGAGGTGATGCTGCAGCTGGGCGAAGCTGACAACCAACAGGGAGAAGCACTCACAGCGGAACGCCTTGCCGGAGCGGACGCTGCCATCGACTTTACGCACCCTGACGCCGCGGTCACGCACATCCGGCGCACGCTGGCACTGGGCATTCCGCTGGTTGTTGGCACAACGGGCTGGCTGACAGAGAGCACCCGACCGGAAATCGAAAAGCTGGTCGCTGAAAAGAGCGGGAAGCTGCTGTACGGATCCAACTTCAGTTTAGGCGTACAGCTTTTCATGAAGCTGGCAGCGGAGGCGGGACGGCAGCTCGGCCAAGCCGCGGGTTTCGACACTTCGGTGCATGAGGTTCACCATACCGGCAAAGCCGACGCCCCGAGCGGTACCGCCATTACATTGGCCCGGCAGTTTCTTACAAGCGCCGGCAAACCTGCTTCCGCCTACACTTATGGCGTACCCGAAAGGGGGCAGCCGGATACGGAAACCCTTCGCGTCAGCGCTCAGCGCTTAGGTGGTGTTTTCGGGGACCACAGCCTGCGGATCAATTCGGCCTGGGATGATATTGAGCTCACCCACCGCGCGCGGAACCGGGACGGGTTCGCAGTTGGGGCGCTCAAAGCTGCTGCATGGCTTTGCAGGCAGGAGCAAGCCGGCTTTTACCTCATTGAGGATGTGGTTGCGCAGGTACTCGGTCACAGTGAGGAAAATCATCCCTAA
- the lysC gene encoding lysine-sensitive aspartokinase 3: MKILKFGGTSMADAKAWKRVLDIVGATGPGTITVVSATSGTTNSLILAADTAKSGSLEEARRISAELGEKHRQFVHTFFSLPEITDRTGLETCENHISALISLLDNYLLGIHTLGELTPKSLDAVSSIGERLSSFLLAECAKAIGTPAVWTDAAEVMLTSSDHGQAAPDMDGIFDRARRIAHHSANGRFPIMGGFYGSDVAGSITTLGRGGSDFSASIIGLAVGAEAIEIWTDVSGMYTSDPRFVPNAFSIKELSFSEAAELAYFGAKVLHPATIQPAVEKNIPVYVKNTFEPEHPGTRIFSDVHADSPVRAIAFKKDITVITVISSRMLLAWGFLAKVFAIFEKHQVSVDLVSTSEVSISMTVDKKTRLDAVQKDLEDIASVKIYHNQALISLVGKNMMQSKGVAAQAFNALSEFPIRMISQGSSDINLSVVVENEHAVEAVEALHDTFFPNLPSPENT, from the coding sequence GTGAAAATCCTAAAGTTTGGCGGCACATCCATGGCTGATGCCAAAGCCTGGAAACGCGTTCTTGATATCGTAGGTGCTACCGGTCCCGGAACCATAACCGTTGTTTCGGCAACTTCAGGCACAACAAACAGTCTCATTCTCGCTGCGGACACCGCAAAATCAGGTTCGCTTGAAGAGGCCCGCCGTATTTCTGCAGAGCTGGGCGAAAAACACCGTCAGTTCGTACACACCTTTTTCTCCCTGCCGGAGATCACCGATCGCACCGGCCTTGAAACCTGCGAAAACCACATCAGCGCGCTGATCAGCCTGCTGGATAACTACCTGCTTGGTATCCACACGCTCGGTGAGCTCACGCCCAAATCGCTGGATGCGGTATCAAGTATTGGCGAGCGGCTGAGTTCTTTCCTGCTGGCTGAGTGCGCAAAAGCCATCGGTACCCCTGCCGTTTGGACGGATGCTGCCGAAGTGATGCTTACAAGTTCCGATCACGGACAAGCTGCACCTGACATGGATGGTATTTTTGACCGTGCCCGCCGGATTGCCCATCACTCTGCCAACGGACGCTTCCCAATTATGGGCGGTTTCTACGGTTCAGACGTCGCAGGAAGTATTACGACGCTGGGGCGCGGCGGGTCTGATTTTTCAGCCAGCATTATAGGTCTGGCCGTTGGCGCTGAGGCCATCGAGATCTGGACGGATGTCAGCGGCATGTACACAAGCGATCCGCGTTTTGTGCCCAATGCTTTTTCGATAAAAGAGCTGAGTTTCAGTGAAGCCGCGGAGCTCGCGTACTTTGGCGCCAAAGTGCTGCACCCGGCTACGATTCAGCCGGCGGTAGAGAAAAACATTCCGGTGTATGTGAAAAATACCTTTGAGCCTGAGCATCCCGGGACGCGCATTTTCTCAGATGTACATGCTGATTCCCCGGTACGGGCCATTGCCTTTAAAAAAGACATTACGGTCATCACCGTCATTTCTTCACGCATGCTGTTGGCCTGGGGTTTTCTGGCGAAGGTTTTTGCCATATTCGAAAAACATCAGGTTTCCGTTGATCTGGTTTCGACAAGTGAGGTCTCCATCAGTATGACCGTCGATAAAAAGACGCGGCTCGATGCGGTGCAGAAAGATCTTGAGGATATTGCGAGTGTGAAGATTTACCACAATCAGGCGCTGATTTCCCTGGTTGGCAAAAATATGATGCAAAGCAAAGGCGTTGCGGCGCAGGCTTTTAATGCGCTGTCCGAATTTCCCATCCGGATGATTTCGCAGGGCAGCTCGGATATCAACCTTTCGGTCGTGGTCGAAAATGAGCATGCGGTGGAAGCGGTGGAAGCCCTGCACGATACTTTTTTCCCGAATCTCCCAAGCCCGGAAAACACCTGA
- a CDS encoding M20 metallopeptidase family protein, whose amino-acid sequence MSITDLKPEINEQALQYQLLWMRRHLHQNPELSWGEYETSRLIIEKLRAMGLEVKTGLAQTGFYTDISSGRPGPCLAWRADMDALPIEDEKDVPYKSQRAGIAHMCGHDVHTTVAFGIVKHLLTRKDDIRGTIRVFWQPAEEQQPSGSPEMIRDGVLEGVHAVYGMHCDPNTESGKISLRPGAETAAFDAFQFEIDGGSTNHSARPHRKPDAMWVGHQLVQNIYQFAGRMINVLEPTVVSVCKFNAGNALNVIPRQVYIGGTVRTVAEDKRDYIKDYLKRLADNLAELHGVKISSDFGLGAPAVVNHPTLYAFAKDYARETLGPDKVVSRPQSMGAEDFAFYSSERPGLFIRVGTSNGPATSHPLHSSLFDIDESILAPSAIFLANLLIRHTQSDLQF is encoded by the coding sequence GTGAGTATCACAGATTTAAAACCCGAAATAAATGAACAGGCGCTGCAATATCAGCTGCTATGGATGCGCCGCCATCTGCATCAAAACCCTGAATTAAGCTGGGGCGAATACGAAACATCCCGGCTGATCATTGAGAAGCTCCGCGCAATGGGGCTCGAGGTAAAAACAGGACTGGCGCAGACGGGGTTTTACACCGATATCAGTAGTGGCAGGCCCGGACCTTGTCTGGCGTGGCGTGCCGATATGGACGCCCTTCCCATCGAAGATGAAAAAGACGTCCCCTACAAATCCCAGCGTGCCGGAATCGCACATATGTGCGGGCATGACGTGCATACGACGGTTGCCTTTGGTATTGTGAAGCACCTGCTCACCCGCAAAGATGATATTCGTGGTACCATCCGCGTGTTCTGGCAGCCGGCAGAGGAACAGCAACCTTCCGGCTCGCCCGAAATGATCCGCGACGGTGTGCTCGAGGGCGTTCACGCCGTATATGGCATGCACTGCGACCCTAACACGGAAAGCGGAAAAATCAGCCTGCGTCCCGGGGCGGAAACCGCAGCGTTTGATGCTTTTCAGTTTGAAATCGATGGCGGCTCCACCAATCACTCTGCCCGGCCACACCGAAAGCCGGATGCCATGTGGGTCGGACATCAGCTGGTGCAGAATATCTATCAGTTTGCCGGACGCATGATTAATGTGCTGGAACCTACCGTAGTTTCGGTTTGCAAATTCAATGCGGGGAACGCACTCAATGTGATTCCGCGTCAGGTGTATATCGGCGGTACCGTGCGAACGGTGGCAGAAGACAAGCGGGACTATATCAAAGATTATCTCAAGCGCCTGGCCGATAACCTTGCTGAACTGCATGGGGTAAAAATCAGCTCCGACTTTGGCCTGGGCGCACCGGCCGTGGTGAATCATCCGACGCTGTATGCTTTTGCAAAGGATTATGCCAGGGAAACGCTCGGCCCCGACAAAGTTGTGAGCCGCCCGCAAAGTATGGGTGCGGAAGATTTCGCATTCTACAGTAGCGAGCGTCCCGGGCTTTTTATCCGTGTCGGAACTTCGAACGGCCCGGCAACATCACACCCGCTGCACAGCTCCCTGTTCGACATTGATGAAAGCATTCTGGCCCCTTCTGCCATTTTCTTAGCAAATCTGCTCATCAGGCACACCCAAAGTGACCTTCAATTTTAA
- a CDS encoding HesB/IscA family protein — MSTTEKEVVTITDRAARQIHKLMAQGENEGKPFLRIGVKGGGCSGLSYIIDFDEAGEMDTQSTIMDIPVVIDKRQAMYLYGTVLDFKDGLDARGFVFENPQASSTCGCGSSFSA; from the coding sequence ATGAGTACAACTGAAAAGGAAGTAGTTACGATCACCGACCGTGCAGCGCGGCAAATACATAAGCTGATGGCACAGGGTGAAAATGAAGGAAAGCCGTTTCTTCGCATTGGCGTAAAAGGCGGGGGCTGTTCAGGGCTGAGCTACATCATCGATTTTGATGAAGCCGGCGAAATGGACACACAAAGTACGATTATGGACATCCCCGTTGTGATTGATAAACGTCAGGCCATGTATTTGTATGGCACGGTTCTCGATTTTAAAGATGGTCTTGACGCCCGCGGTTTCGTTTTCGAAAATCCGCAGGCGAGTAGCACCTGCGGCTGCGGCTCATCGTTCAGCGCCTGA
- a CDS encoding AlbA family DNA-binding domain-containing protein, with protein sequence MFRIPPAISTMSLGDLKRFIKTGEGTFLEFKRTISSPEKIAREVCAFANTKGGTLLIGVDDNRTLIGVDSYYEEGYQLIEALTVLCDPPLDYKIELLEMGDREIVIVKVEEAEKKPVYVKHNGKSEVYIRDKDKSVRASKERAALLRSQNRDRGITFEFGENEQRLFRYLNEYQKITVDEYARLINRSKYKSSRILIDLVSLGVLSLFSKNDQEYFTHSNKPF encoded by the coding sequence ATGTTTAGAATTCCGCCCGCCATCAGCACCATGTCGCTCGGCGACCTGAAACGTTTCATTAAAACGGGTGAAGGTACCTTTCTGGAGTTTAAGCGAACCATCTCATCCCCCGAAAAAATTGCCCGCGAAGTTTGTGCTTTTGCCAACACCAAAGGGGGCACCCTGCTGATTGGCGTTGATGATAACCGCACGCTGATTGGGGTTGACAGCTATTATGAGGAAGGCTATCAGCTGATTGAAGCCCTTACCGTGCTTTGTGATCCGCCGCTTGACTATAAAATAGAACTGCTTGAGATGGGGGATCGTGAGATTGTGATTGTGAAAGTGGAGGAAGCCGAAAAAAAGCCGGTTTACGTAAAGCACAACGGGAAAAGTGAGGTCTATATCCGCGATAAAGACAAAAGCGTGCGGGCAAGCAAGGAGCGCGCGGCCCTGCTGCGCAGTCAGAACCGGGACCGGGGAATCACCTTTGAGTTTGGTGAGAATGAACAGCGCCTGTTTCGCTATCTCAACGAATATCAGAAAATCACCGTTGATGAATATGCCAGGCTGATTAACCGGAGCAAGTACAAATCTTCCCGTATTCTTATTGACTTAGTGAGTCTCGGCGTGCTCAGTTTGTTTTCCAAAAATGATCAGGAGTACTTCACACACTCCAACAAACCTTTTTGA
- a CDS encoding NAD(P)H-dependent glycerol-3-phosphate dehydrogenase has product MSIDGGPKARVTVIGAGSWGTALALVLADSGHEVTLWAREPEVAAHINAHHSNPSYLKGCSLPEHIRASADYAEALADAEVVLFATPSHVLRTVASAVKPLLRPEQLIISVVKGIENDTYYTMTQVLREVLGGVVSEDQISTLYGPSHAEEVAARKPTVVVVASYSARTAKTVQKLFTSPMFRVYINRDILGVEVSGSIKNIMAIAAGVAEGAGFGDNAIAALVTRGLQEMKRLGMRLGASQDTFAGLAGVGDLVVTCTSGHSRNRTVGKRIGQGEKLEDIISHMNMVAEGVKTTRSVYGWAQRLGVEMPITEAVHAVLFEGLNPRDGVYRLMTREQKEEIIY; this is encoded by the coding sequence ATGAGTATTGATGGCGGCCCTAAAGCACGCGTAACCGTAATCGGCGCCGGGAGCTGGGGCACGGCGCTTGCGCTTGTTCTGGCCGATTCCGGTCATGAGGTCACCCTTTGGGCGCGGGAGCCCGAGGTTGCGGCGCATATCAACGCACATCACAGCAACCCGAGCTACCTAAAGGGCTGTTCGCTTCCGGAGCACATCCGCGCAAGCGCCGATTATGCCGAAGCACTTGCGGACGCTGAGGTCGTGCTTTTTGCCACGCCTTCTCACGTACTGCGCACGGTTGCGAGCGCGGTTAAGCCCCTGCTCAGGCCCGAACAGCTGATTATCAGTGTGGTGAAGGGTATCGAAAACGACACCTATTATACCATGACGCAGGTGCTGCGGGAAGTGCTTGGCGGCGTGGTTTCCGAAGATCAGATCAGCACGCTCTACGGTCCGAGTCATGCCGAGGAGGTTGCCGCGCGGAAGCCAACTGTTGTGGTAGTGGCGAGCTATTCGGCGCGTACGGCAAAAACGGTGCAAAAGCTTTTTACGAGTCCGATGTTTCGGGTGTACATCAACCGCGACATTCTTGGCGTGGAGGTTTCGGGATCTATCAAAAACATCATGGCCATTGCTGCCGGGGTAGCTGAAGGTGCCGGTTTCGGGGATAACGCCATTGCCGCGCTCGTGACCCGCGGCCTGCAGGAAATGAAGCGGCTGGGCATGCGTCTCGGCGCGTCGCAGGATACCTTCGCCGGCCTTGCAGGTGTGGGCGATCTCGTAGTGACCTGCACGAGCGGACACAGCCGGAACCGCACGGTCGGGAAGCGTATCGGGCAGGGTGAGAAGCTTGAAGACATCATCAGCCACATGAATATGGTGGCCGAAGGTGTAAAAACAACCCGTAGCGTGTACGGCTGGGCCCAAAGGCTGGGCGTGGAAATGCCGATTACCGAGGCCGTGCATGCCGTGCTCTTCGAGGGCCTGAATCCCCGCGACGGCGTGTACCGCCTGATGACCCGCGAACAGAAAGAAGAAATTATCTATTAG
- the plsY gene encoding glycerol-3-phosphate 1-O-acyltransferase PlsY, whose product MGTLLIIGLLSYLIGAIPSSLWAGKVYKKIDLRNYGSGNLGATNTFRILGWKAGVVVGLLDFGKGFIAAFYISGIATGAIPTVHSGWETEVFVQIYAGLMAVVGHMYSLFANFKGGKGVLTACGMLYAIEPISISLALLVFLTVLFTSRYVSAASIIASIMYPIFLLLLRFGFDYAIDGSLMVITAVLAITIVVKHRSNIQRLLNGTENRIRSFSPAKGRINEEQAGQGA is encoded by the coding sequence ATGGGAACATTACTGATAATCGGGCTGCTGAGCTATCTGATTGGCGCCATTCCGTCATCGTTGTGGGCGGGTAAAGTGTATAAGAAAATTGACCTTCGGAATTACGGCAGCGGCAATCTCGGCGCGACCAATACATTCCGGATTTTGGGCTGGAAGGCGGGCGTTGTTGTAGGACTTCTTGACTTTGGCAAGGGGTTCATCGCGGCTTTTTATATCTCCGGCATTGCGACGGGCGCGATTCCGACGGTGCACTCCGGCTGGGAAACCGAGGTTTTCGTGCAGATTTACGCCGGTCTGATGGCGGTAGTCGGGCACATGTATTCGCTGTTTGCCAACTTTAAAGGCGGCAAGGGCGTGCTCACCGCCTGCGGGATGCTCTACGCGATTGAGCCGATTTCCATCAGCCTCGCGCTGCTCGTGTTCCTGACCGTGCTGTTCACGAGCCGTTATGTTTCAGCGGCCTCGATTATCGCATCTATTATGTATCCGATTTTTCTGCTACTGCTGCGCTTTGGCTTCGATTATGCCATCGACGGCAGCCTGATGGTGATTACGGCGGTGCTCGCGATTACGATTGTGGTAAAACACCGCAGCAATATTCAGCGGCTGCTGAACGGAACTGAAAACCGTATCCGCTCTTTTAGTCCGGCGAAAGGCCGCATTAATGAGGAACAGGCGGGGCAGGGCGCCTGA